The Cyanobacteria bacterium GSL.Bin1 genome includes a region encoding these proteins:
- a CDS encoding TonB-dependent receptor, with protein sequence MSCQRLYLLVKQISLGMSITSIACFGTVLPVQGKPLVMNDSSQFTLTPTPWQFSADLATTPVPLPNQGNWQWDNTLQLGSFSAELLPSSPSVETVAESPLKLIAPTEGQVLDIPSTTVILQYPIGAEVTLMVNEQTVDDSLIGRVAKDDRTNLVLQTWYGVTLNTGQNRITARGTLKGKPLPPVAVEVSVRAKPTTLTLETVAAIPADGRTTATVKGSLLDENNQRSNYNAVITLDSSAGEFVGADAKPDAPGFQVEAKQGQFTAELQAGVTAQTVRIQARTIDLEGFTSLRFEPVLRDQPLATGYLDFRLGNSGANFYDSLREFVPLDEETHTELDVTGAAFITGALGEWQYTGAFNSDDPLNRDCCGEAPLMRTFDETNEVYPVYGDNATVDVITPSTDSVFFRIERASPVENAEIDYAMWGDYSLQAFSEESQDFSAFSRTLHGFNGSYNWGNVQLSGFYATNVEGFQRDIIAPDGTRGDYFLSRRDLVEGSEEIYLEIEALERPGTPLQRERLSRGRDYQIDYDRGVIFFDRPQQRTFVNDEGRVLVRKIVATYEFDGDGEAANLLGGRLKYYWSRTPNQESWLGTTYIEQNRGEQDFALFGVDALISWGENNAIIAEYAHSRHENTEFGDMSGSAYRIEANTEFWDGVNSRAYLESTDTGFNNNATSSFVPGQTRYGLEVNGQVTATTNLRFRYERQENEGVAPRPLLAFGDLITPRTEPVPGSRVDNRLTTLTAGLQQRIGDANLTLDWIYRDREDKIAPNALSSNSQQLRSFLDVPLGEKLSLQAINTTTLSAETDAVFSDQTGLGFSWEFHPSLFLNVSQTWYTRGSLAGESITNVGIQGEHEFASNTKIRGGYALNGSTEEMTGVGNFGIEQGIVLAPGLKVDLGFEHVFTDEDRFQSSRGVQFSQPYAVGSGSSSLGSRGGTSYSVGISYTDSPDFNASLRWENFSGRDRDNTVISASASGQISPALTAVVDYNRTSSANQRLDLGPRTTLKLGLAYRDPTSDTFNALLRYEYRKNPSQIPETLLIDRGTGSEEHLFGIEGIYAPNWQWEFYGKFALRNSATYLAEDFTGTSHVTLTQLRTTYRFGEEFDLVGEIRWINQPSAAFSEIGFVAEVGYMLSPNLRLAGGYVFGEVDDRDFSGVRSADGAYLGVTVKLQGLMDLF encoded by the coding sequence ATGAGCTGTCAGCGCCTCTATCTTCTGGTCAAACAAATCAGTTTGGGGATGAGCATCACAAGTATCGCTTGCTTCGGCACTGTCTTGCCAGTGCAAGGGAAGCCGCTAGTCATGAATGACTCTAGCCAATTCACCCTTACACCAACCCCTTGGCAATTTTCTGCTGATTTAGCAACGACGCCAGTGCCCCTGCCGAATCAAGGGAACTGGCAATGGGATAACACCTTGCAATTGGGCAGTTTTAGCGCTGAGCTGCTCCCCTCCTCGCCATCGGTTGAAACCGTAGCAGAGTCCCCCCTCAAATTAATTGCGCCCACCGAGGGGCAAGTGCTGGATATTCCCTCGACAACGGTTATTCTGCAATATCCCATCGGGGCAGAAGTAACCTTAATGGTGAACGAGCAAACGGTTGATGATTCTCTGATTGGTCGGGTGGCGAAGGACGACCGCACGAACCTCGTGCTGCAAACGTGGTACGGGGTCACTTTAAACACCGGTCAAAACCGAATTACTGCCCGAGGCACCCTCAAAGGTAAGCCCCTGCCGCCAGTTGCGGTTGAGGTGAGCGTCAGAGCCAAGCCCACCACCCTCACTCTCGAGACTGTCGCAGCAATTCCAGCGGATGGTCGCACCACAGCGACCGTTAAAGGGAGCTTACTCGATGAGAACAATCAACGGTCTAATTACAATGCTGTGATTACTCTTGACAGCAGTGCCGGTGAATTTGTGGGCGCAGATGCCAAACCGGATGCCCCCGGATTTCAAGTCGAAGCGAAACAAGGGCAGTTTACCGCCGAACTACAGGCAGGCGTAACCGCACAAACCGTGCGCATTCAAGCCCGAACCATTGACTTAGAAGGCTTTACTTCCCTGCGCTTTGAGCCAGTCCTGCGCGATCAGCCTCTGGCAACCGGTTATTTAGACTTTCGTCTGGGCAACAGCGGGGCTAATTTTTATGATTCTTTACGAGAGTTTGTGCCTCTTGATGAAGAGACTCACACTGAGCTGGATGTCACAGGTGCCGCTTTTATCACTGGGGCACTGGGAGAATGGCAATATACTGGCGCGTTCAATAGTGACGATCCCTTAAACCGCGACTGCTGCGGGGAAGCCCCATTAATGCGCACCTTTGATGAGACGAATGAGGTTTATCCGGTCTATGGGGATAATGCCACTGTTGATGTCATTACTCCCTCCACTGATTCCGTCTTTTTCCGAATTGAACGGGCTTCCCCCGTGGAAAATGCAGAAATTGACTATGCGATGTGGGGAGACTATAGCCTACAAGCATTTAGCGAAGAATCACAAGATTTTAGTGCTTTTTCCCGGACGTTACATGGGTTCAACGGGAGTTATAACTGGGGAAATGTCCAATTGAGCGGTTTCTATGCTACCAATGTCGAGGGGTTCCAACGAGATATCATCGCTCCTGACGGTACTCGGGGGGATTATTTTTTATCCCGCCGTGATTTAGTCGAGGGCAGTGAAGAAATTTATCTCGAAATTGAAGCATTAGAGCGTCCCGGCACCCCTCTTCAGCGAGAAAGACTCTCCCGAGGGCGCGATTATCAGATCGATTACGATCGCGGTGTCATTTTCTTTGATCGTCCGCAACAGCGGACCTTTGTCAATGATGAGGGTCGTGTCTTAGTGCGGAAAATTGTCGCCACTTATGAATTTGACGGAGACGGAGAAGCAGCCAACCTACTCGGGGGACGACTCAAATATTACTGGTCTCGAACCCCAAATCAAGAAAGTTGGCTGGGAACAACCTACATTGAACAAAACCGAGGGGAACAAGATTTTGCCCTGTTTGGGGTTGACGCCCTGATTTCTTGGGGGGAAAATAATGCAATTATCGCTGAATATGCCCATTCCCGGCATGAGAATACTGAATTTGGCGACATGAGCGGGTCAGCTTATCGCATCGAAGCCAACACCGAATTCTGGGATGGGGTCAACTCGCGGGCTTATCTTGAATCAACCGATACCGGTTTTAATAATAATGCTACCAGTAGCTTTGTTCCTGGTCAGACCCGCTATGGCTTAGAGGTCAATGGGCAAGTAACAGCAACGACGAACTTACGCTTTCGCTATGAACGTCAAGAAAATGAAGGAGTTGCTCCCCGTCCCCTCTTAGCGTTTGGCGATTTAATTACCCCGAGAACTGAACCGGTACCAGGGAGTCGCGTCGATAATCGCTTAACGACCCTGACAGCAGGGTTACAACAACGAATTGGCGATGCTAATTTAACCCTGGATTGGATTTATCGCGATCGCGAAGACAAGATTGCTCCCAATGCGCTCAGTAGCAACTCTCAACAGTTACGTTCTTTCTTGGATGTTCCCCTTGGCGAAAAGCTCTCACTACAAGCCATTAACACCACTACCCTTTCTGCAGAAACCGATGCGGTTTTTAGCGATCAAACCGGTTTGGGCTTCAGTTGGGAATTTCATCCTAGTCTGTTTCTCAATGTCAGTCAAACGTGGTACACGCGAGGCTCTCTTGCTGGCGAAAGCATTACCAATGTTGGGATTCAAGGAGAACATGAATTTGCTTCAAATACAAAAATTCGCGGAGGTTATGCCTTAAACGGTAGTACCGAGGAAATGACCGGGGTGGGGAACTTTGGCATCGAACAAGGGATTGTTCTTGCCCCCGGCTTAAAAGTCGATCTCGGCTTTGAGCACGTGTTTACCGATGAAGATCGCTTCCAGAGCAGTCGGGGGGTCCAGTTTTCTCAACCCTATGCCGTGGGGAGCGGCAGCTCTAGTTTAGGCAGCAGGGGCGGCACCAGTTACAGTGTTGGCATTAGTTATACCGATAGCCCAGATTTTAATGCTAGTCTGCGCTGGGAAAACTTTAGCGGGCGCGATCGCGATAATACCGTTATTTCTGCCTCTGCATCCGGTCAGATTAGCCCTGCCTTAACCGCAGTAGTGGACTATAACCGCACTAGTTCTGCTAATCAACGCCTTGACCTTGGCCCCAGAACCACCCTAAAACTGGGACTCGCCTATCGCGATCCCACAAGCGACACCTTTAACGCTCTCTTGCGCTATGAATATCGGAAAAATCCCTCCCAAATTCCAGAAACGCTGCTGATTGATCGCGGAACCGGTTCAGAAGAACATTTGTTTGGCATTGAAGGCATTTATGCTCCCAATTGGCAATGGGAATTCTATGGTAAGTTTGCCCTCCGCAATAGTGCCACTTATCTCGCAGAAGATTTTACCGGGACCAGCCATGTCACCCTAACGCA